One window from the genome of Salvia miltiorrhiza cultivar Shanhuang (shh) chromosome 7, IMPLAD_Smil_shh, whole genome shotgun sequence encodes:
- the LOC130995692 gene encoding rust resistance kinase Lr10-like isoform X4 → MITIIWIVCLLLFETGDAKCSPSACGIIPNISSPFRLKGDPKHCGDRRYELACEDNVTFFYQNSHKYYVKKINYYEGEINRIRVVDASINNGSICSFPTYTFIIDPYLYDTWATPRRRPIYFMSCPNPLSNNSSLFTVVTDCASTSNSSLPTPTYNYINVGLMAPSEIPHSCSVDVVAFTSWMEFREYYSLSEIHQSLLYGFELRTCDSWRIGCRRTTSNWGDKFKNLLLGNKAGLLLLIPLAILVFLIAGVSIPVAIIIGITGVLLLSFTSLQENCVISSSMVICAPRIIICPLAVWFLIYKFRRRRFSAFDAIECYLQSDNNLAPIRYSYSDLKKITKGFQDKLGEGGYGSVYKGKLRSGHHVAVKLLGKSGGTGQDFMNEIATIGRIHHVNVVKLVGYCAHGSKRALIFDFMPNGSLEKYLFNRDKMTSLNWDRKFEIAVGVARGIEYMHRGCDVQILHFDIKPHNILLDDNFVPKVSDFGLAKFFSTDKDSVTMTAARGTIGYVAPELINRSIGAVSYKADVYSFGMLLMEMVSLKRDLMGNNCDSDQYFPYWIYDHINQGKDIVIGNADSDQDDNMRKVARKMIIVALWCIQMRPDDRPSMNKVLEMLEADVERLRVPDYPSESAESVVNVDQSWITCSTDSVGLLHGEDDVASSLEITVQ, encoded by the exons ATGATCACAATTATTTGGATTGTGTGTCTCCTGTTGTTTGAAACTGGTGATGCAAAGTGCAGCCCATCTGCGTGCGGCATTATCCCCAACATCAGCTCCCCTTTCCGCCTCAAGGGCGATCCCAAGCACTGCGGCGATCGCAGATATGAATTAGCCTGCGAAGACAACGTCACCTTCTTCTATCAAAACTCTCACAAATACTATGTGAAAAAGATCAACTACTATGAAGGAGAGATCAACCGTATCAGGGTGGTCGATGCTTCCATAAACAACGGCAGCATCTGCTCTTTCCCCACTTATACTTTCATTATCGATCCATACTTATATGACACCTGGGCAACACCCAGGCGCCGGCCTATATATTTCATGAGCTGCCCAAATCCGTTGAGCAATAATTCTTCCCTCTTTACAGTTGTTACAGATTGTGCTTCTACTTCTAATTCATCCCTTCCTACTCCTACATACAATTATATCAACGTCGGCCTCATGGCACCCTCAGAGATACCACACAGCTGCAGTGTAGATGTGGTAGCGTTCACGTCGTGGATGGAATTTAGGGAATATTACAGCCTTTCAGAAATCCACCAGTCTCTTTTATATGGATTTGAGCTCCGCACATGTGATTCGTGGCGGATTGGGTGTAGAAGAACAACCTCAAACTGGGGTG ACAAATTCAAAAATCTCTTATTAGGAAATAAAGCTG GGCTTCTTCTCCTGATTCCGCTGGCCATTCTAG TTTTTTTAATTGCAGGGGTGAGCATCCCTGTGGCGATCATCATCGGAATTACCGGTGTATTACTACTCTCATTTACTTCCTTACAGGAGAACT GCGTCATCTCATCAAGCATGGTTATTTGTGCACCAAGGATCATCATTTGTCCTTTGGCAGTGTGGTTTTTGATTTACAAATTCCGAAGAAGGCGTTTTTCCGCATTTGACGCAATAGAATGTTACCTACAAAGCGACAACAACCTTGCGCCGATTAGGTACTCCTATTCAGATCTAAAAAAGATAACTAAAGGTTTTCAAGATAAACTTGGTGAAGGTGGCTATGGTTCTGTTTACAAAGGAAAGCTTCGAAGCGGGCATCATGTAGCAGTTAAACTGCTCGGAAAATCCGGAGGAACTGGGCAAGACTTTATGAATGAAATAGCAACTATTGGAAGGATACACCATGTCAATGTGGTGAAACTAGTTGGATATTGTGCACATGGCTCCAAACGTGCCCTCATCTTTGATTTCATGCCCAATGGTTCCCTCGAGAAGTACCTGTTCAATCGAGATAAGATGACTTCCTTAAATTGGGACAGAAAGTTTGAGATTGCAGTTGGTGTTGCTCGTGGGATTGAGTACATGCATCGAGGGTGTGATGTTCAAATCCTCCATTTTGACATCAAACCTCATAATATACTTCTTGATGACAACTTTGTTCCCAAAGTATCTGATTTTGGGTTGGCAAAATTTTTCTCCACAGACAAGGATTCAGTGACCATGACTGCTGCTAGAGGAACTATCGGCTATGTCGCTCCTGAACTCATCAACAGAAGTATTGGGGCAGTTTCTTACAAGGCTGATGTTTATAGTTTTGGAATGTTGTTGATGGAAATGGTTAGTTTAAAGAGAGATTTGATGGGAAACAATTGTGATTCCGACCAATACTTTCCATATTGGATTTATGACCACATCAACCAAGGCAAAGATATTGTAATTGGAAACGCTGATAGTGATCAAGATGATAATATGAGGAAAGTTGCTCGAAAAATGATAATAGTTGCGTTGTGGTGCATACAAATGAGGCCAGATGATCGTCCATCAATGAATAAAGTGTTGGAAATGTTGGAAGCTGATGTTGAGCGTCTACGAGTTCCAGACTATCCATCTGAGTCAGCAGAAAGTGTAGTTAACGTGGATCAAAGTTGGATCACATGTTCCACTGATTCAGTGGGCTTGCTACATGGTGAAGATGATGTAGCCTCTTCTTTGGAGATCACTGTTCAGTAG
- the LOC130995692 gene encoding G-type lectin S-receptor-like serine/threonine-protein kinase At1g61360 isoform X1, which yields MITIIWIVCLLLFETGDAKCSPSACGIIPNISSPFRLKGDPKHCGDRRYELACEDNVTFFYQNSHKYYVKKINYYEGEINRIRVVDASINNGSICSFPTYTFIIDPYLYDTWATPRRRPIYFMSCPNPLSNNSSLFTVVTDCASTSNSSLPTPTYNYINVGLMAPSEIPHSCSVDVVAFTSWMEFREYYSLSEIHQSLLYGFELRTCDSWRIGCRRTTSNWGDKFKNLLLGNKAGLLLLIPLAILVFLIAGVSIPVAIIIGITGVLLLSFTSLQENWPQTFAYYLFPDGVGRGVGLGSNFLMIALFVISLAIVVCLTAAVNILVGITVGLAGALVLSFILMENLSYSLRMGHFLPNFTFTGVISSSMVICAPRIIICPLAVWFLIYKFRRRRFSAFDAIECYLQSDNNLAPIRYSYSDLKKITKGFQDKLGEGGYGSVYKGKLRSGHHVAVKLLGKSGGTGQDFMNEIATIGRIHHVNVVKLVGYCAHGSKRALIFDFMPNGSLEKYLFNRDKMTSLNWDRKFEIAVGVARGIEYMHRGCDVQILHFDIKPHNILLDDNFVPKVSDFGLAKFFSTDKDSVTMTAARGTIGYVAPELINRSIGAVSYKADVYSFGMLLMEMVSLKRDLMGNNCDSDQYFPYWIYDHINQGKDIVIGNADSDQDDNMRKVARKMIIVALWCIQMRPDDRPSMNKVLEMLEADVERLRVPDYPSESAESVVNVDQSWITCSTDSVGLLHGEDDVASSLEITVQ from the exons ATGATCACAATTATTTGGATTGTGTGTCTCCTGTTGTTTGAAACTGGTGATGCAAAGTGCAGCCCATCTGCGTGCGGCATTATCCCCAACATCAGCTCCCCTTTCCGCCTCAAGGGCGATCCCAAGCACTGCGGCGATCGCAGATATGAATTAGCCTGCGAAGACAACGTCACCTTCTTCTATCAAAACTCTCACAAATACTATGTGAAAAAGATCAACTACTATGAAGGAGAGATCAACCGTATCAGGGTGGTCGATGCTTCCATAAACAACGGCAGCATCTGCTCTTTCCCCACTTATACTTTCATTATCGATCCATACTTATATGACACCTGGGCAACACCCAGGCGCCGGCCTATATATTTCATGAGCTGCCCAAATCCGTTGAGCAATAATTCTTCCCTCTTTACAGTTGTTACAGATTGTGCTTCTACTTCTAATTCATCCCTTCCTACTCCTACATACAATTATATCAACGTCGGCCTCATGGCACCCTCAGAGATACCACACAGCTGCAGTGTAGATGTGGTAGCGTTCACGTCGTGGATGGAATTTAGGGAATATTACAGCCTTTCAGAAATCCACCAGTCTCTTTTATATGGATTTGAGCTCCGCACATGTGATTCGTGGCGGATTGGGTGTAGAAGAACAACCTCAAACTGGGGTG ACAAATTCAAAAATCTCTTATTAGGAAATAAAGCTG GGCTTCTTCTCCTGATTCCGCTGGCCATTCTAG TTTTTTTAATTGCAGGGGTGAGCATCCCTGTGGCGATCATCATCGGAATTACCGGTGTATTACTACTCTCATTTACTTCCTTACAGGAGAACT GGCCCCAGACATTCGCTTACTATTTATTCCCTGATGGAGTTGGTCGTGGAGTTGGATTGGGATCTAATTTCTTAATGATTG CGCTTTTCGTGATTTCTCTCGCCATTGTAG TTTGTTTAACTGCAGCAGTAAACATCCTTGTGGGAATTACTGTGGGACTCGCCGGTGCTTTGGTACTctcatttattttgatggaaaact TGTCCTACTCATTGAGAATGGGTCATTTCCTACCTAACTTCACATTCACTG GCGTCATCTCATCAAGCATGGTTATTTGTGCACCAAGGATCATCATTTGTCCTTTGGCAGTGTGGTTTTTGATTTACAAATTCCGAAGAAGGCGTTTTTCCGCATTTGACGCAATAGAATGTTACCTACAAAGCGACAACAACCTTGCGCCGATTAGGTACTCCTATTCAGATCTAAAAAAGATAACTAAAGGTTTTCAAGATAAACTTGGTGAAGGTGGCTATGGTTCTGTTTACAAAGGAAAGCTTCGAAGCGGGCATCATGTAGCAGTTAAACTGCTCGGAAAATCCGGAGGAACTGGGCAAGACTTTATGAATGAAATAGCAACTATTGGAAGGATACACCATGTCAATGTGGTGAAACTAGTTGGATATTGTGCACATGGCTCCAAACGTGCCCTCATCTTTGATTTCATGCCCAATGGTTCCCTCGAGAAGTACCTGTTCAATCGAGATAAGATGACTTCCTTAAATTGGGACAGAAAGTTTGAGATTGCAGTTGGTGTTGCTCGTGGGATTGAGTACATGCATCGAGGGTGTGATGTTCAAATCCTCCATTTTGACATCAAACCTCATAATATACTTCTTGATGACAACTTTGTTCCCAAAGTATCTGATTTTGGGTTGGCAAAATTTTTCTCCACAGACAAGGATTCAGTGACCATGACTGCTGCTAGAGGAACTATCGGCTATGTCGCTCCTGAACTCATCAACAGAAGTATTGGGGCAGTTTCTTACAAGGCTGATGTTTATAGTTTTGGAATGTTGTTGATGGAAATGGTTAGTTTAAAGAGAGATTTGATGGGAAACAATTGTGATTCCGACCAATACTTTCCATATTGGATTTATGACCACATCAACCAAGGCAAAGATATTGTAATTGGAAACGCTGATAGTGATCAAGATGATAATATGAGGAAAGTTGCTCGAAAAATGATAATAGTTGCGTTGTGGTGCATACAAATGAGGCCAGATGATCGTCCATCAATGAATAAAGTGTTGGAAATGTTGGAAGCTGATGTTGAGCGTCTACGAGTTCCAGACTATCCATCTGAGTCAGCAGAAAGTGTAGTTAACGTGGATCAAAGTTGGATCACATGTTCCACTGATTCAGTGGGCTTGCTACATGGTGAAGATGATGTAGCCTCTTCTTTGGAGATCACTGTTCAGTAG
- the LOC130995692 gene encoding putative L-type lectin-domain containing receptor kinase I.11 isoform X3 has translation MITIIWIVCLLLFETGDAKCSPSACGIIPNISSPFRLKGDPKHCGDRRYELACEDNVTFFYQNSHKYYVKKINYYEGEINRIRVVDASINNGSICSFPTYTFIIDPYLYDTWATPRRRPIYFMSCPNPLSNNSSLFTVVTDCASTSNSSLPTPTYNYINVGLMAPSEIPHSCSVDVVAFTSWMEFREYYSLSEIHQSLLYGFELRTCDSWRIGCRRTTSNWGLLLLIPLAILVFLIAGVSIPVAIIIGITGVLLLSFTSLQENWPQTFAYYLFPDGVGRGVGLGSNFLMIALFVISLAIVVCLTAAVNILVGITVGLAGALVLSFILMENLSYSLRMGHFLPNFTFTGVISSSMVICAPRIIICPLAVWFLIYKFRRRRFSAFDAIECYLQSDNNLAPIRYSYSDLKKITKGFQDKLGEGGYGSVYKGKLRSGHHVAVKLLGKSGGTGQDFMNEIATIGRIHHVNVVKLVGYCAHGSKRALIFDFMPNGSLEKYLFNRDKMTSLNWDRKFEIAVGVARGIEYMHRGCDVQILHFDIKPHNILLDDNFVPKVSDFGLAKFFSTDKDSVTMTAARGTIGYVAPELINRSIGAVSYKADVYSFGMLLMEMVSLKRDLMGNNCDSDQYFPYWIYDHINQGKDIVIGNADSDQDDNMRKVARKMIIVALWCIQMRPDDRPSMNKVLEMLEADVERLRVPDYPSESAESVVNVDQSWITCSTDSVGLLHGEDDVASSLEITVQ, from the exons ATGATCACAATTATTTGGATTGTGTGTCTCCTGTTGTTTGAAACTGGTGATGCAAAGTGCAGCCCATCTGCGTGCGGCATTATCCCCAACATCAGCTCCCCTTTCCGCCTCAAGGGCGATCCCAAGCACTGCGGCGATCGCAGATATGAATTAGCCTGCGAAGACAACGTCACCTTCTTCTATCAAAACTCTCACAAATACTATGTGAAAAAGATCAACTACTATGAAGGAGAGATCAACCGTATCAGGGTGGTCGATGCTTCCATAAACAACGGCAGCATCTGCTCTTTCCCCACTTATACTTTCATTATCGATCCATACTTATATGACACCTGGGCAACACCCAGGCGCCGGCCTATATATTTCATGAGCTGCCCAAATCCGTTGAGCAATAATTCTTCCCTCTTTACAGTTGTTACAGATTGTGCTTCTACTTCTAATTCATCCCTTCCTACTCCTACATACAATTATATCAACGTCGGCCTCATGGCACCCTCAGAGATACCACACAGCTGCAGTGTAGATGTGGTAGCGTTCACGTCGTGGATGGAATTTAGGGAATATTACAGCCTTTCAGAAATCCACCAGTCTCTTTTATATGGATTTGAGCTCCGCACATGTGATTCGTGGCGGATTGGGTGTAGAAGAACAACCTCAAACTGGG GGCTTCTTCTCCTGATTCCGCTGGCCATTCTAG TTTTTTTAATTGCAGGGGTGAGCATCCCTGTGGCGATCATCATCGGAATTACCGGTGTATTACTACTCTCATTTACTTCCTTACAGGAGAACT GGCCCCAGACATTCGCTTACTATTTATTCCCTGATGGAGTTGGTCGTGGAGTTGGATTGGGATCTAATTTCTTAATGATTG CGCTTTTCGTGATTTCTCTCGCCATTGTAG TTTGTTTAACTGCAGCAGTAAACATCCTTGTGGGAATTACTGTGGGACTCGCCGGTGCTTTGGTACTctcatttattttgatggaaaact TGTCCTACTCATTGAGAATGGGTCATTTCCTACCTAACTTCACATTCACTG GCGTCATCTCATCAAGCATGGTTATTTGTGCACCAAGGATCATCATTTGTCCTTTGGCAGTGTGGTTTTTGATTTACAAATTCCGAAGAAGGCGTTTTTCCGCATTTGACGCAATAGAATGTTACCTACAAAGCGACAACAACCTTGCGCCGATTAGGTACTCCTATTCAGATCTAAAAAAGATAACTAAAGGTTTTCAAGATAAACTTGGTGAAGGTGGCTATGGTTCTGTTTACAAAGGAAAGCTTCGAAGCGGGCATCATGTAGCAGTTAAACTGCTCGGAAAATCCGGAGGAACTGGGCAAGACTTTATGAATGAAATAGCAACTATTGGAAGGATACACCATGTCAATGTGGTGAAACTAGTTGGATATTGTGCACATGGCTCCAAACGTGCCCTCATCTTTGATTTCATGCCCAATGGTTCCCTCGAGAAGTACCTGTTCAATCGAGATAAGATGACTTCCTTAAATTGGGACAGAAAGTTTGAGATTGCAGTTGGTGTTGCTCGTGGGATTGAGTACATGCATCGAGGGTGTGATGTTCAAATCCTCCATTTTGACATCAAACCTCATAATATACTTCTTGATGACAACTTTGTTCCCAAAGTATCTGATTTTGGGTTGGCAAAATTTTTCTCCACAGACAAGGATTCAGTGACCATGACTGCTGCTAGAGGAACTATCGGCTATGTCGCTCCTGAACTCATCAACAGAAGTATTGGGGCAGTTTCTTACAAGGCTGATGTTTATAGTTTTGGAATGTTGTTGATGGAAATGGTTAGTTTAAAGAGAGATTTGATGGGAAACAATTGTGATTCCGACCAATACTTTCCATATTGGATTTATGACCACATCAACCAAGGCAAAGATATTGTAATTGGAAACGCTGATAGTGATCAAGATGATAATATGAGGAAAGTTGCTCGAAAAATGATAATAGTTGCGTTGTGGTGCATACAAATGAGGCCAGATGATCGTCCATCAATGAATAAAGTGTTGGAAATGTTGGAAGCTGATGTTGAGCGTCTACGAGTTCCAGACTATCCATCTGAGTCAGCAGAAAGTGTAGTTAACGTGGATCAAAGTTGGATCACATGTTCCACTGATTCAGTGGGCTTGCTACATGGTGAAGATGATGTAGCCTCTTCTTTGGAGATCACTGTTCAGTAG
- the LOC130995692 gene encoding putative L-type lectin-domain containing receptor kinase I.11 isoform X2, with protein MITIIWIVCLLLFETGDAKCSPSACGIIPNISSPFRLKGDPKHCGDRRYELACEDNVTFFYQNSHKYYVKKINYYEGEINRIRVVDASINNGSICSFPTYTFIIDPYLYDTWATPRRRPIYFMSCPNPLSNNSSLFTVVTDCASTSNSSLPTPTYNYINVGLMAPSEIPHSCSVDVVAFTSWMEFREYYSLSEIHQSLLYGFELRTCDSWRIGCRRTTSNWGGLLLLIPLAILVFLIAGVSIPVAIIIGITGVLLLSFTSLQENWPQTFAYYLFPDGVGRGVGLGSNFLMIALFVISLAIVVCLTAAVNILVGITVGLAGALVLSFILMENLSYSLRMGHFLPNFTFTGVISSSMVICAPRIIICPLAVWFLIYKFRRRRFSAFDAIECYLQSDNNLAPIRYSYSDLKKITKGFQDKLGEGGYGSVYKGKLRSGHHVAVKLLGKSGGTGQDFMNEIATIGRIHHVNVVKLVGYCAHGSKRALIFDFMPNGSLEKYLFNRDKMTSLNWDRKFEIAVGVARGIEYMHRGCDVQILHFDIKPHNILLDDNFVPKVSDFGLAKFFSTDKDSVTMTAARGTIGYVAPELINRSIGAVSYKADVYSFGMLLMEMVSLKRDLMGNNCDSDQYFPYWIYDHINQGKDIVIGNADSDQDDNMRKVARKMIIVALWCIQMRPDDRPSMNKVLEMLEADVERLRVPDYPSESAESVVNVDQSWITCSTDSVGLLHGEDDVASSLEITVQ; from the exons ATGATCACAATTATTTGGATTGTGTGTCTCCTGTTGTTTGAAACTGGTGATGCAAAGTGCAGCCCATCTGCGTGCGGCATTATCCCCAACATCAGCTCCCCTTTCCGCCTCAAGGGCGATCCCAAGCACTGCGGCGATCGCAGATATGAATTAGCCTGCGAAGACAACGTCACCTTCTTCTATCAAAACTCTCACAAATACTATGTGAAAAAGATCAACTACTATGAAGGAGAGATCAACCGTATCAGGGTGGTCGATGCTTCCATAAACAACGGCAGCATCTGCTCTTTCCCCACTTATACTTTCATTATCGATCCATACTTATATGACACCTGGGCAACACCCAGGCGCCGGCCTATATATTTCATGAGCTGCCCAAATCCGTTGAGCAATAATTCTTCCCTCTTTACAGTTGTTACAGATTGTGCTTCTACTTCTAATTCATCCCTTCCTACTCCTACATACAATTATATCAACGTCGGCCTCATGGCACCCTCAGAGATACCACACAGCTGCAGTGTAGATGTGGTAGCGTTCACGTCGTGGATGGAATTTAGGGAATATTACAGCCTTTCAGAAATCCACCAGTCTCTTTTATATGGATTTGAGCTCCGCACATGTGATTCGTGGCGGATTGGGTGTAGAAGAACAACCTCAAACTGGGGTG GGCTTCTTCTCCTGATTCCGCTGGCCATTCTAG TTTTTTTAATTGCAGGGGTGAGCATCCCTGTGGCGATCATCATCGGAATTACCGGTGTATTACTACTCTCATTTACTTCCTTACAGGAGAACT GGCCCCAGACATTCGCTTACTATTTATTCCCTGATGGAGTTGGTCGTGGAGTTGGATTGGGATCTAATTTCTTAATGATTG CGCTTTTCGTGATTTCTCTCGCCATTGTAG TTTGTTTAACTGCAGCAGTAAACATCCTTGTGGGAATTACTGTGGGACTCGCCGGTGCTTTGGTACTctcatttattttgatggaaaact TGTCCTACTCATTGAGAATGGGTCATTTCCTACCTAACTTCACATTCACTG GCGTCATCTCATCAAGCATGGTTATTTGTGCACCAAGGATCATCATTTGTCCTTTGGCAGTGTGGTTTTTGATTTACAAATTCCGAAGAAGGCGTTTTTCCGCATTTGACGCAATAGAATGTTACCTACAAAGCGACAACAACCTTGCGCCGATTAGGTACTCCTATTCAGATCTAAAAAAGATAACTAAAGGTTTTCAAGATAAACTTGGTGAAGGTGGCTATGGTTCTGTTTACAAAGGAAAGCTTCGAAGCGGGCATCATGTAGCAGTTAAACTGCTCGGAAAATCCGGAGGAACTGGGCAAGACTTTATGAATGAAATAGCAACTATTGGAAGGATACACCATGTCAATGTGGTGAAACTAGTTGGATATTGTGCACATGGCTCCAAACGTGCCCTCATCTTTGATTTCATGCCCAATGGTTCCCTCGAGAAGTACCTGTTCAATCGAGATAAGATGACTTCCTTAAATTGGGACAGAAAGTTTGAGATTGCAGTTGGTGTTGCTCGTGGGATTGAGTACATGCATCGAGGGTGTGATGTTCAAATCCTCCATTTTGACATCAAACCTCATAATATACTTCTTGATGACAACTTTGTTCCCAAAGTATCTGATTTTGGGTTGGCAAAATTTTTCTCCACAGACAAGGATTCAGTGACCATGACTGCTGCTAGAGGAACTATCGGCTATGTCGCTCCTGAACTCATCAACAGAAGTATTGGGGCAGTTTCTTACAAGGCTGATGTTTATAGTTTTGGAATGTTGTTGATGGAAATGGTTAGTTTAAAGAGAGATTTGATGGGAAACAATTGTGATTCCGACCAATACTTTCCATATTGGATTTATGACCACATCAACCAAGGCAAAGATATTGTAATTGGAAACGCTGATAGTGATCAAGATGATAATATGAGGAAAGTTGCTCGAAAAATGATAATAGTTGCGTTGTGGTGCATACAAATGAGGCCAGATGATCGTCCATCAATGAATAAAGTGTTGGAAATGTTGGAAGCTGATGTTGAGCGTCTACGAGTTCCAGACTATCCATCTGAGTCAGCAGAAAGTGTAGTTAACGTGGATCAAAGTTGGATCACATGTTCCACTGATTCAGTGGGCTTGCTACATGGTGAAGATGATGTAGCCTCTTCTTTGGAGATCACTGTTCAGTAG